A genomic segment from Halomonas sp. TA22 encodes:
- a CDS encoding ABC transporter permease — MQRNGKSALAFHTLFVLFLVAPLVVVMLVSFTPNGYLSYPTDGLSLRWFWAILDNRDFIRAFWNSLYLGIGAASVSALLAVPAALAIVRYQFRGRDALVGLFLSPLMIPHVVLGVAFLSFFSRIGIYGSFWALVAAHVIIVMPYTMRLVMASVFGMDRTAEMAALSLGASQWTMFRRVTLPIIMPGVAGGWILAFTTSFDELSMTIFVASPSTTTLPVQMYNHIAHTVDPLIASVSTVLIVMTVLLMVLLDRLYGLDKVLIGKG; from the coding sequence ATGCAACGCAACGGTAAGTCTGCCTTGGCGTTTCACACCCTGTTCGTGCTGTTTCTGGTCGCACCTCTTGTGGTGGTAATGCTGGTGTCCTTCACCCCGAATGGCTACCTCTCATATCCCACGGACGGTCTCTCACTGCGCTGGTTCTGGGCGATTCTCGACAATCGTGACTTCATTCGCGCGTTCTGGAATAGCCTTTATCTCGGCATTGGCGCGGCGAGCGTCTCGGCATTGCTAGCGGTACCCGCGGCGTTGGCCATCGTGCGCTATCAGTTTCGCGGGCGCGATGCCTTGGTTGGGCTATTTCTGTCGCCCTTGATGATTCCTCATGTGGTATTGGGCGTGGCCTTCCTGAGTTTCTTCTCGCGTATCGGCATCTACGGCAGCTTCTGGGCCCTGGTCGCCGCTCACGTGATTATCGTCATGCCCTATACCATGCGTCTGGTCATGGCTTCGGTGTTCGGCATGGACCGCACCGCGGAAATGGCAGCTCTGTCGCTAGGCGCCTCGCAATGGACGATGTTCCGCCGCGTCACCCTGCCCATCATCATGCCCGGCGTCGCCGGTGGCTGGATTCTGGCCTTCACCACTAGTTTCGACGAGTTGTCGATGACCATCTTCGTGGCTTCACCCTCCACCACCACCCTGCCCGTGCAGATGTATAACCATATCGCCCATACCGTCGATCCTCTGATCGCTTCGGTTTCCACGGTACTGATCGTGATGACGGTACTGTTGATGGTCCTTCTCGATCGGCTTTACGGGCTCGATAAAGTTCTGATCGGTAAAGGCTAA